The sequence TGGTCACCATGCGCAACGGCAAGACCGTCGAGGTGCTCAACACCGACGCCGAGGGCCGCATGGTGCTCGCCGACGCGCTGGTCGACGCCGTGGCCGACGAGCCCGACCTGGTGATCGACGTGGCCACCCTGACCGGTGCCGCCGTCGTCGCGCTCGGCAAGCGCACCGCCGCGGTGATGGGCACCGAGCAGGGCCGCGACCTGGTGATGACGGCCTCCGGCGCCTCCGGCGAGCCGTTCTGGCCGCTGCCCTTCCCCTCGGAGCTGCGCGCGGACCTCACCGGCCGTGTCGCGGATCTGCGCAACATCGGCGACCGACCGGGCGGTGCGCTCTCGGCGGGGATCTTCCTCGCCGAGTTCGTGGGCGAGACCGAGTGGGCGCACCTGGACATCGCCGGTCCCGGCTACGCCTCCGCACCGCTGGGCTACATGGGCAAGGGCGCCACCGGCATGAGCACCCGCACCGTCCTGCAGGTCCTCGAGGACGTCGCCGCCGGCCCCACGGCGTGACCCGTACCGCCCCCGGCGCGTACTGATCAGCACAAGCGGTCCGCTCGGCGTCGCCTGGTGCCCTAGCATGGGGCACGCAGGCGGCGCCGTCGGCCATCCGGGTCCGAGCGGGTCGCGGAGTACACGTTTACACCGAGGAGCACACAGGTGGCGGAGACAACCACTGACCAGTTCGACGTCGTGATCCTGGGCGGTGGCAGCGGCGGCTATGCGGCCGCGCTGCGCGGAGCCCAGCTCGGCCAGAAGATCGCGCTCGTGGAGAAGGACAAGCTCGGTGGCACCTGCCTGCACCGCGGCTGCGTCCCGACGAAGGCGCTGCTGCACGTCGGCGAGCTCGCCGACGCCCCGTCCGAGGCCGCCGCGGCGGGTGTGGACCTCTCCCTGAACGGCATCGATGCCGCGAAGGTGCTGGGCTTCAAGGACAAGATCATCGGCCGCCTCCACAAGGGGCTGCAGGGTCTGGTGAAGTCCCGCAAGGTCGAGTACGTCGAGGGCTTCGGCACCCTCACCGGTGCGAACACCGTCTCGGTGGAGACCGAGTCCGGCACCCGCACCCTGACCGGCAAGAACATCATCCTCGCCTCGGGCTCCTTCTCGAAGACCCTGCCCGGGATCGACCTCGGCGGGCGCTTCCTCGACTCCGAGGCCGCGCTGCAGCTGCCGGAGATCCCGAAGAACCCCATCATCCTCGGCGGCGGCGTCATCGGCGTCGAGTTCGCCTCGGTGTGGAAGTCCCTGGGCGCGGAGTCGGTCACGATCATCGAGGGCCTGCCCCACCTGGTCGCCAATGAGGACGAGGCGCTCTCCAAGGCGCTCGAGCGCGCCTACAAGAAGCGCGGCATCGCGTTCTCCCTCGGCGTGTTCACCGAGAAGGCCGAGCAGACCGAGGACGGCGTCAAGGTCACCCTCGCCGACGGCAAGGTCTTCGAGGGCGACTACCTGCTGGTCGCCGTCGGCCGCGGCCCGAACACCACCGGCCTCGGCTACGAGGAGCAGGGCATCGAGATGGACCGCGGCTTCGTGCTCGCGGAGGCGGAGACCCTGGAGACCAGCGTGCCGGGCATCTACGCCGTCGGCGACATCGTCCCCGGCCTCCAGCTCGCCCACCGCGGTTTCGCGCAGGGCATCTTCGTCGCCGAGCGGATCGCGGGCCTGAACCCCGCCCCGATCGTCGAGTCCGGCATCGAGCGCATCACCTACTGCGAGCCCGAGCTCGGCTCCGTGGGGCTGTCCGAGAAGCAGGCCAAGGAGCAGCTGGGCGCCGACGCGGTCGAGGTGTACGAGTACAACCTGGGCGGCAACGGCAAGTCCCAGATCCTCGGCACCACCGGCTTCATCAAGCTGGTCCGCGAGAAGGACGGCCCGATCATCGGCGTCCACATGATCGGCACGCGCACCTCGGAGCTGATGGGCGAGGCGCTGCTCATCGTCAACTGGGAGGCCTACCCCGAGGACGTCGCCTCCCTCATCCACGGCCATCCCTCGCAGCACGAGGCGCTGGGCGAGGCCGCACTCGCGCTCGCCGGCAAGCCGCTGCACGCCCACGCCTGAGCTTTCCCAGGAGGAGAACCCCATGTCTGAAACCGTGAAGATGCCGGCACTCGGCGAATCCGTCACCGAGGGCACCGTCACCCGCTGGCTGAAGTCCGTCGGCGACACCGTCGAGGTGGACGAGCCGCTGCTCGAGGTCTCGACCGACAAGGTCGACACCGAGATCCCCTCGCCCATCGCGGGCACCATCGAGGAGATCCTGGTCGAGGAGGACGACGACGCCGAGGTCGGCGCCGATCTCGTCGTCATCGGCGACGGCTCCGGCTCCGAGAGCTCCGATTCCGGGGATTCCGGTGCCGAGGAGACCTCCCAGGAGGAGGCTCCCGCCGAGAGCGAGGACCTCGCCTCCGACGACACCGTCGCCCCGTCCACCGACGACGAGGCCCCGGCCGGCGAGTCGGAGAAGCCCGCCGAGGGCGAGAGCTCCGCCTCCTCCGGCGAGCCCGGCGGCGCCGCCTCCGGCGAGGACGTCACCATGCCCGCGCTGGGCGAGTCCGTCACCGAGGGCACCGTCACCCGGTGGCTCAAGGAGGTCGGCGACAGCGTCGAGGTGGACGAGCCGCTGCTCGAGGTCTCGACCGACAAGGTCGACACCGAGATCCCCTCGCCCGTCGCAGGCACCCTGCTCGAGATCCGCGTCCCGGAGGACGAGGACGCCGAGGTCGGCTCCGTCCTGGCCGTGATCGGTTCGGGCGAGGCCGCGTCCGCTCCCGCCGAGGAGCCCTCCGCGCCGGCGCCGAAGGCCGAGGAGGCTCCTGCGAAGGAGGCCCCGAAGGCCGAGGAGAAGCAGGCCGAGGCGCCGAAGGCGGAGGAGAAGCCCGCCGAGGAGACGACCGAGGCGCCGAAGGCCGCCGAGCAGAAGGCCCAGGAGCCCTCCGCCCCGGCCGCCGCGCCGAAGGCCGCCGACGCCGTCTCCGGCGCCGAGTCCTCCGGCTACGTCACCCCGCTGGTGCGGAAGATGGCCAATGAGGCCGGCGTGGACCTCTCCACCGTCAAGGGCTCCGGCCTGGGCGGTCGCATCCGCAAGCAGGACGTCCAGCAGGCGATCGACGCGCAGAAGTCCGCTGCCGCGGCTCCTGCCTCCTCCGCCCCGGCCGCTGCTGCGGCTCCGGCGGCGCCGAAGGTCGAGGTCTCCTCGAAGCGCGGCACCGAGGAGAAGATGCCGCGCATCCGCAAGGTCATCGGCCAGCGGATGATGGAGTCGCTCCACGAGATGGCCCAGCTGACCACGGCCGTCGAGGTGGACCTCACGCGGATCGCCAAGCTGCGTGCCCGCGCCAAGGACGAC comes from Brachybacterium faecium DSM 4810 and encodes:
- a CDS encoding dihydrolipoamide dehydrogenase (PFAM: Pyridine nucleotide-disulphide oxidoreductase; Pyridine nucleotide-disulphide oxidoreductase, dimerisation domain~TIGRFAM: dihydrolipoamide dehydrogenase), which gives rise to MAETTTDQFDVVILGGGSGGYAAALRGAQLGQKIALVEKDKLGGTCLHRGCVPTKALLHVGELADAPSEAAAAGVDLSLNGIDAAKVLGFKDKIIGRLHKGLQGLVKSRKVEYVEGFGTLTGANTVSVETESGTRTLTGKNIILASGSFSKTLPGIDLGGRFLDSEAALQLPEIPKNPIILGGGVIGVEFASVWKSLGAESVTIIEGLPHLVANEDEALSKALERAYKKRGIAFSLGVFTEKAEQTEDGVKVTLADGKVFEGDYLLVAVGRGPNTTGLGYEEQGIEMDRGFVLAEAETLETSVPGIYAVGDIVPGLQLAHRGFAQGIFVAERIAGLNPAPIVESGIERITYCEPELGSVGLSEKQAKEQLGADAVEVYEYNLGGNGKSQILGTTGFIKLVREKDGPIIGVHMIGTRTSELMGEALLIVNWEAYPEDVASLIHGHPSQHEALGEAALALAGKPLHAHA
- a CDS encoding 2-oxoglutarate dehydrogenase E2 component (PFAM: e3 binding domain; 2-oxoacid dehydrogenases acyltransferase (catalytic domain); Biotin-requiring enzyme~TIGRFAM: 2-oxoglutarate dehydrogenase complex dihydrolipoamide succinyltransferase (E2 component); 2-oxoglutarate dehydrogenase, E2 component, dihydrolipoamide succinyltransferase) translates to MSETVKMPALGESVTEGTVTRWLKSVGDTVEVDEPLLEVSTDKVDTEIPSPIAGTIEEILVEEDDDAEVGADLVVIGDGSGSESSDSGDSGAEETSQEEAPAESEDLASDDTVAPSTDDEAPAGESEKPAEGESSASSGEPGGAASGEDVTMPALGESVTEGTVTRWLKEVGDSVEVDEPLLEVSTDKVDTEIPSPVAGTLLEIRVPEDEDAEVGSVLAVIGSGEAASAPAEEPSAPAPKAEEAPAKEAPKAEEKQAEAPKAEEKPAEETTEAPKAAEQKAQEPSAPAAAPKAADAVSGAESSGYVTPLVRKMANEAGVDLSTVKGSGLGGRIRKQDVQQAIDAQKSAAAAPASSAPAAAAAPAAPKVEVSSKRGTEEKMPRIRKVIGQRMMESLHEMAQLTTAVEVDLTRIAKLRARAKDDFAAREGAKLTYLPFLMMAAIEGLKTYPQLNSTIDGDKIVYHGSENIGMAADTERGLVVPVIKNAGDLNLAGLARQIGDLGSRAKGNKLVPDDLAGATFTITNTGSGGALWDTPIVPAPQVGILGTGTITKRPAVVQNAEGDDTIAIRSMMYLFLSYDHRMVDGGDAARFLTFMKKRLEEGAFEGELGL